In Arthrobacter citreus, a genomic segment contains:
- a CDS encoding penicillin-binding protein 2, with amino-acid sequence MNQAIRNSWIVALSMFVLILGSLTYVQFISADKLNADPNNNRTIYQDFGQNRGSILVDGVPIAESVPSDDQFNFQRVYHQPELYSQLTGFFSLGSGITQLEQVMNEELTGNSDQQFFDRLVQLVSGSPVQGASVELTIDSELQQLAYDLIPEGQKGSIVMMEPKTGNILAMVSKPSYDTNLLAVHDTEVVAKNMEALLTVDGLSPYRNAATQSLLAPGSVFKLVDAAAALESGDYDADSLVDNPSELPLPGTNISLPNYTNGNCAARSEATIGFALEQSCNTVFAQIAWDVGEDAIASQAEKFGFNKALSLPERGMYEVVASGFPTGMDQAQLAQAAIGQYSVTATPLEIALMSSAIANNGVQMTPNLIRNVRDADLSIIDEPEPEVLNTSVSPETARQLTNWMVGVVNNGTASAARIPGVEVAGKTGTAEVQGKGDNAWFTGFAPANDPQVAISIVMEDVDLATGSQLTTPSAQKLLEAVLNK; translated from the coding sequence ATGAATCAAGCCATTCGCAACAGCTGGATCGTGGCCCTGTCCATGTTCGTCCTCATTCTCGGGTCCCTGACCTATGTCCAGTTCATTTCCGCCGACAAGCTCAACGCGGATCCGAATAACAACCGGACCATTTACCAGGACTTCGGCCAGAACCGCGGCTCGATCCTGGTGGACGGGGTTCCGATTGCCGAATCCGTGCCGTCGGACGATCAGTTCAACTTCCAGCGCGTCTACCACCAGCCGGAGCTGTACTCGCAGCTGACCGGGTTCTTCTCCCTTGGCAGCGGTATCACCCAGCTGGAACAGGTGATGAACGAGGAACTCACCGGCAACAGTGACCAGCAGTTTTTTGACCGGCTGGTCCAACTGGTCTCCGGCAGCCCTGTCCAGGGTGCCTCGGTCGAGCTGACAATCGATTCCGAACTGCAGCAGCTGGCCTATGACCTGATCCCCGAGGGCCAGAAGGGCTCCATTGTCATGATGGAGCCGAAAACCGGAAACATTCTGGCCATGGTTTCCAAGCCCAGCTACGACACCAATCTGCTGGCCGTCCATGACACGGAGGTAGTTGCGAAGAACATGGAGGCGCTGCTCACGGTCGACGGGCTCTCGCCCTACCGCAACGCAGCCACCCAGTCCCTGCTGGCCCCCGGCTCGGTCTTCAAGCTGGTGGATGCCGCGGCCGCCCTCGAGTCAGGCGATTACGACGCCGATTCACTCGTGGACAATCCCAGCGAACTTCCGCTGCCGGGCACGAATATCTCCCTGCCGAACTACACCAACGGCAACTGTGCCGCCCGGTCCGAGGCCACCATCGGTTTCGCCCTGGAGCAGTCCTGCAACACCGTCTTTGCCCAGATTGCGTGGGACGTCGGCGAGGACGCCATCGCGTCGCAGGCGGAGAAGTTCGGTTTCAACAAGGCGCTGAGCCTGCCCGAGCGGGGCATGTACGAGGTGGTGGCCAGCGGCTTCCCCACCGGCATGGACCAGGCCCAGCTGGCGCAGGCGGCCATCGGGCAGTACAGCGTCACCGCCACTCCGCTGGAAATTGCCCTGATGTCCTCAGCCATCGCCAACAACGGCGTGCAGATGACCCCCAACCTGATTCGCAACGTCAGGGACGCCGATTTGTCGATCATCGATGAACCGGAACCGGAGGTCCTGAACACCTCGGTCAGCCCGGAAACCGCACGTCAGCTCACCAACTGGATGGTCGGCGTCGTTAACAACGGCACCGCCTCCGCGGCGCGGATCCCCGGCGTCGAGGTGGCAGGCAAGACCGGCACCGCTGAAGTGCAGGGCAAGGGCGACAATGCCTGGTTCACCGGCTTCGCACCCGCCAACGACCCCCAAGTGGCTATCTCCATCGTCATGGAAGACGTGGATCTGGCCACCGGATCACAACTGACCACTCCAAGCGCGCAGAAACTCCTAGAGGCGGTGTTAAATAAGTGA
- a CDS encoding sodium:proton antiporter: MAGVELALFAVIGVAVIVTVAAFSKRLGIAAPLILVVVGLGLSYLPGLPTFTVPHELILMGVLPPLLYAAAVNVPVVDFRRNFGAISSLSVFLVLVSAFATGWLLYVLLPDLNLAAAIALGAVVSPPDAVAATSIGKKLGLPPRLVTVLEGEGLVNDATALVLLRSAIAASAGGLASIWDGIADFGFAVVAAVAVGLLVGIATVYIRSKLHDPVLDTAISFVVPFLAFIPAEEMHASGVLAVVVAGLYTGHRSGSAFSAQARINDSVNWHTVQFLLENGVFLLMGLEIRYLVEEINPELLTVGESVVIGLAVTALLIMIRFVWMGPLILLLRAKVGYQERRTNRFRAALDRLKLQEPGDERAQRRANRGEQIYRRRKTDIMQLRAEGLDWRGGVVIGWSGMRGVVTLAAAQSLPEATPYREQLVLIAFTVAVVTLLLQGGTLPWVIRALEVRGINAAADQRSLATLLDQISDAGLRVLENPGACLDHADVDPDVVERVRQSTFLRSELAWERVKALGVGASPTPQLQYRELRRAVVDAEREALLLARREGHFPSRTLADAQRLLDLEESRLKPRLGEH, from the coding sequence ATGGCAGGTGTGGAACTAGCCCTTTTTGCTGTCATCGGCGTGGCTGTCATAGTCACCGTCGCCGCTTTCTCCAAGCGGCTGGGCATTGCCGCGCCGCTGATCCTGGTGGTGGTGGGGCTCGGGCTGTCCTATCTTCCCGGGCTGCCGACGTTCACCGTTCCACATGAACTAATCCTGATGGGCGTGCTGCCGCCGCTTCTCTACGCCGCAGCGGTGAACGTTCCCGTGGTGGACTTCCGGCGGAATTTCGGCGCCATTTCGAGCCTGTCCGTCTTCCTCGTCCTGGTTTCCGCCTTTGCCACCGGGTGGCTGCTCTACGTTCTGCTGCCGGACCTGAACCTCGCCGCGGCCATCGCCCTGGGCGCCGTGGTCAGCCCTCCGGACGCCGTGGCCGCCACATCCATCGGCAAGAAACTCGGCCTGCCTCCGCGGCTCGTCACTGTCCTCGAGGGCGAGGGCCTGGTCAACGACGCCACCGCACTGGTGCTGCTGCGCTCGGCAATTGCGGCCAGCGCCGGCGGCCTGGCCAGTATTTGGGACGGGATCGCGGACTTCGGCTTCGCCGTGGTGGCTGCCGTCGCCGTCGGGCTGCTGGTGGGAATTGCCACCGTGTACATCCGGTCCAAGCTCCATGATCCCGTGTTGGACACCGCCATTTCCTTTGTGGTGCCCTTCCTGGCCTTCATACCGGCCGAGGAAATGCACGCATCGGGTGTGCTGGCCGTGGTGGTTGCCGGACTGTACACCGGGCACCGGAGCGGATCCGCCTTCAGCGCCCAGGCGCGGATCAATGACAGCGTCAACTGGCACACGGTCCAGTTCCTGCTCGAAAACGGCGTCTTCCTGCTGATGGGCCTGGAAATCCGCTACCTCGTCGAGGAGATCAATCCGGAACTGCTCACCGTGGGCGAGTCGGTCGTCATTGGACTGGCGGTCACCGCCCTGCTCATCATGATCCGCTTCGTGTGGATGGGTCCGCTGATCCTGCTGCTGCGTGCCAAGGTGGGATACCAGGAACGGCGGACCAACCGCTTCCGGGCTGCCCTGGACCGCCTCAAGCTGCAGGAACCCGGGGATGAACGCGCCCAGCGCCGGGCCAACCGCGGAGAGCAGATCTACCGCCGCCGCAAAACGGACATCATGCAGCTGCGCGCCGAGGGCCTGGACTGGCGCGGCGGGGTGGTGATCGGCTGGTCCGGGATGCGCGGTGTGGTGACGCTGGCCGCCGCGCAGTCCCTGCCGGAGGCTACGCCGTACCGGGAGCAACTGGTGCTGATCGCCTTCACCGTTGCCGTGGTGACGCTGCTGCTGCAGGGCGGAACCCTTCCCTGGGTGATCCGGGCCCTGGAGGTCCGCGGCATTAATGCAGCCGCGGACCAGCGCAGCCTGGCCACCCTGCTGGACCAGATCAGCGATGCCGGCCTGCGGGTGCTGGAAAACCCGGGAGCCTGCCTCGATCATGCCGATGTGGATCCCGATGTGGTGGAGCGGGTGCGGCAGAGCACCTTCCTGCGCAGCGAACTGGCCTGGGAACGGGTTAAGGCGCTGGGTGTGGGGGCATCCCCCACCCCGCAGCTGCAGTACCGGGAGCTGCGCCGCGCCGTCGTCGACGCCGAACGCGAGGCGCTGCTGCTCGCACGCAGGGAAGGGCACTTCCCCTCGCGGACCCTCGCCGACGCCCAGCGCCTGCTGGACCTGGAGGAATCCCGGCTCAAACCCCGGCTGGGCGAGCACTAG
- a CDS encoding DUF5997 family protein — MTSEKSQSMKPATAAKKLGIYLPAAPQEFQDGPISRAQFDELQANPPQWLIDLRRNGPHPRPVVAQKLNISISGLTRSGITEALTTEEITALLAAPPAWLVEERASFAAVREEAKRVKEAEAKKERKAQEAAHIAAKEPKQRR; from the coding sequence ATGACTTCCGAGAAATCCCAATCCATGAAACCTGCCACGGCAGCCAAGAAACTGGGCATCTATCTGCCCGCCGCGCCGCAGGAGTTCCAGGACGGGCCTATTTCCCGGGCCCAGTTTGATGAACTTCAGGCCAATCCCCCGCAGTGGCTGATTGATCTGCGCCGCAACGGACCCCACCCGCGTCCTGTCGTGGCACAAAAACTGAATATCTCCATCAGCGGCCTGACCCGCTCCGGAATCACCGAGGCCCTGACCACGGAGGAGATCACCGCGCTGCTGGCTGCTCCCCCCGCTTGGCTCGTTGAGGAACGGGCCAGCTTCGCCGCCGTGCGTGAGGAGGCCAAACGCGTGAAGGAAGCCGAAGCCAAGAAGGAGCGCAAGGCGCAGGAGGCAGCCCATATTGCGGCTAAGGAACCCAAACAGCGCCGCTAA
- a CDS encoding PP2C family protein-serine/threonine phosphatase, producing MVRLKNDDSAYVGRYLAVVADGMGGHAGGNVASASTVLDLVHLDSGTHDDEPLTVLADEIQAANSLLSELVTTSPQLSGMGTTVTALLLNGNRFAFAHIGDSRAYRLKNGVFEQISIDHTFVQRLIDEGRLRPDEAEVHPHKNVLMRVLGDVDASPELDLASFEVEPGEKWLLCSDGLTAVLRDSDIETVLRETSDLQRCVDILVELTLAGGSPDNVTVAVIEIAEVPDDSLPVEASSARVSLPGGPVLPAVVSAPAPESSPAGGPDNAPSADDEPVRADLIRQDLSSRPHVLVGAASLATETGQIPIVTKRTAERRAARLLTHKAAPETETAQEQEPPKQRRRPRWLVPTALAVIAVLLAAVLWVGYTWTQTRYYVGSSDNNVAIYNGVSQSLGPIRLSTVTERTDITVDSLPEYQRNRVQGTIPAKDLLHAEQIVEDLRGTARTAACDPAEPATPAAGATAAKPSAAPSPPASANPADPSECEGQK from the coding sequence ATGGTTCGTTTAAAGAATGACGACTCAGCCTACGTCGGCCGATATTTGGCCGTTGTCGCCGACGGCATGGGTGGTCATGCCGGCGGCAACGTCGCCTCAGCCTCGACCGTGCTGGATCTGGTGCATCTGGACAGCGGAACCCACGACGACGAACCCCTCACCGTCCTGGCGGATGAAATCCAGGCGGCGAACTCCCTCCTGTCCGAGCTCGTGACCACCAGCCCGCAGCTGTCCGGTATGGGCACCACGGTCACGGCCCTCCTGCTGAACGGCAACCGGTTTGCGTTCGCCCATATTGGGGACTCACGCGCCTACCGCCTCAAGAACGGTGTCTTCGAGCAAATCAGCATCGATCACACCTTTGTCCAGCGGCTCATCGACGAAGGCCGGCTGCGCCCCGACGAAGCTGAAGTGCATCCGCACAAGAACGTGCTCATGAGGGTGCTGGGCGATGTGGACGCCAGCCCGGAACTTGATCTTGCCTCCTTCGAAGTTGAACCCGGCGAAAAATGGCTGCTGTGTTCAGACGGTTTGACCGCTGTCCTGCGGGACTCGGACATCGAAACTGTCCTTCGGGAGACCTCTGACCTGCAGCGCTGCGTCGACATCCTGGTTGAACTCACCCTTGCCGGCGGTTCCCCGGACAACGTCACGGTGGCGGTCATCGAGATTGCAGAGGTCCCGGACGATTCCCTGCCGGTGGAAGCTTCCTCAGCCCGGGTTTCCCTGCCCGGCGGACCGGTTCTGCCCGCAGTGGTGTCCGCTCCCGCGCCGGAGTCTTCCCCTGCCGGCGGGCCGGACAATGCACCCTCCGCAGACGATGAACCCGTCCGGGCGGACCTCATCCGGCAGGACCTCTCCTCACGGCCGCACGTTCTTGTTGGCGCAGCGTCACTGGCCACTGAAACCGGACAAATCCCCATCGTCACCAAACGGACGGCCGAACGCCGCGCTGCCCGTTTGCTGACCCACAAGGCAGCACCGGAAACGGAAACCGCGCAGGAACAGGAGCCGCCCAAGCAACGGCGCCGGCCGCGCTGGCTGGTGCCCACCGCACTGGCCGTGATTGCTGTTCTGCTGGCCGCTGTCCTTTGGGTCGGCTACACCTGGACGCAAACCCGCTACTACGTGGGGTCCAGCGACAACAACGTTGCCATCTACAACGGTGTCTCGCAGTCCCTGGGTCCAATCCGGCTGTCCACCGTCACCGAACGGACCGACATCACCGTGGACAGCCTGCCCGAATACCAGCGCAACCGGGTCCAGGGCACCATTCCCGCCAAGGACCTGCTGCACGCCGAGCAAATCGTTGAGGACCTGCGGGGTACGGCCCGCACCGCTGCCTGTGATCCCGCCGAGCCCGCCACACCGGCCGCCGGCGCCACGGCTGCCAAGCCCTCGGCTGCGCCATCACCCCCGGCATCAGCGAATCCGGCTGACCCCAGTGAATGCGAGGGGCAGAAGTAA
- a CDS encoding DUF3662 and FHA domain-containing protein, with product MGLLDNVERGIEKVVRGAFSSGGSGRVEPLELAIAMRRELDERSFTVGQGRTLAPNVFTARLSDSDFKRAQEWGAPLAEELCDVVIKHARSQSYTLQGPVRVSFTRDSSLKPGVLEVDSSTEKAGAPAPRQAAPPAPRQGPGRMQPVLDIDGQRYSLNAPSVVLGRSSEADILVDDTGVSRRHLEIRTENGVSRAIDLGSTNGSFVNGQKVQGEADLTDGSTIAMGRTRITFRLLPYRTGGR from the coding sequence ATGGGCTTACTCGATAACGTCGAACGCGGAATCGAAAAAGTAGTGCGAGGTGCCTTCTCCTCGGGCGGTTCCGGCCGGGTGGAACCCCTTGAACTGGCGATCGCCATGAGGCGTGAACTGGACGAGCGTTCCTTCACCGTGGGACAGGGCCGCACCCTGGCCCCAAACGTCTTTACTGCCCGGCTGTCTGATTCGGACTTCAAACGCGCGCAGGAATGGGGCGCTCCGTTGGCCGAAGAACTCTGCGATGTGGTGATCAAGCACGCCCGAAGCCAGTCCTACACGCTCCAGGGGCCGGTCCGGGTTTCCTTCACCCGCGATTCCTCGCTCAAGCCGGGCGTCCTGGAAGTTGATTCGTCAACCGAGAAGGCGGGAGCCCCCGCACCCCGGCAGGCTGCCCCGCCCGCTCCGCGTCAGGGTCCGGGACGCATGCAGCCCGTTTTGGACATCGACGGCCAGCGATATTCACTAAATGCGCCATCGGTGGTTCTCGGGCGGTCCTCCGAGGCGGATATCCTCGTTGATGACACCGGCGTTTCCCGCCGCCACCTGGAAATCCGCACTGAAAACGGTGTTAGCCGCGCCATCGACCTCGGTTCCACCAACGGAAGCTTCGTCAACGGCCAGAAAGTACAAGGGGAAGCAGATCTTACGGATGGTTCCACTATTGCCATGGGTCGAACCCGCATCACGTTCCGGCTTCTGCCGTATCGGACCGGGGGACGTTAG
- a CDS encoding FHA domain-containing protein FhaB/FipA — translation MVISVVGAIRRDLVVGSRNRTGTPSARQIRRNPALEKQVPAPARVPARQVVVTEGPLRGTTLDLASSPILLGRAQEATLVLDDDYASGRHARLFPQGSRWFIEDLGSTNGTFLGGSQLTRALPVEPGVPIRIGKTVLELRP, via the coding sequence ATGGTCATCAGTGTCGTCGGTGCCATCCGGCGTGACCTGGTAGTCGGCAGCCGCAACCGGACCGGCACGCCCAGCGCCCGGCAGATCCGCCGAAATCCCGCCCTTGAGAAGCAGGTGCCCGCCCCGGCCAGGGTTCCCGCCCGCCAGGTGGTTGTCACCGAGGGTCCCCTGCGCGGAACCACCCTGGACCTGGCGTCCAGCCCCATTCTGCTCGGCCGCGCGCAGGAGGCCACGCTCGTCCTCGACGACGACTATGCCTCCGGCCGCCATGCCCGTCTCTTCCCGCAGGGCAGCCGTTGGTTCATCGAGGACCTCGGCTCCACCAATGGCACGTTCCTCGGCGGAAGCCAGCTGACCCGGGCCCTGCCCGTGGAGCCCGGTGTTCCGATCCGCATCGGCAAGACGGTCCTTGAGTTGAGGCCTTAG
- a CDS encoding metal-dependent hydrolase — protein sequence MMGGHHAASGAAAWIAVASTAPHALGWYPVTPLGVVTGALLTAGAALLPDLDHHSGTIAHSLPPVTKILARATEKVSGGHRRGTHSLLGLAVFVALSTALGKVTAVVPFFGSVAVGAGLLSVLLMGFALKALKIAGGPGRSWLFALGLSAFIAVYAPENNDWLPVAVGLGVAVHIVGDLLTHQGVMIFWPLRIKRPRSLAGMPVLNKLWRSSGAMSLPLIGAAGSWREWALMVPVTVYAIYGVVHAAFLTLTQWAAA from the coding sequence ATGATGGGTGGTCATCACGCAGCATCAGGCGCCGCAGCCTGGATAGCTGTTGCTTCAACCGCACCGCACGCCCTCGGCTGGTATCCGGTCACGCCGCTGGGGGTAGTGACCGGCGCCCTCCTTACCGCCGGCGCCGCCCTGCTCCCGGACCTGGACCACCACAGCGGAACAATCGCGCATTCGCTGCCTCCGGTCACCAAGATCCTGGCCCGTGCCACCGAGAAAGTCAGCGGCGGGCACCGCCGGGGCACGCATTCACTGCTGGGGCTGGCGGTGTTCGTGGCCTTATCCACCGCACTGGGCAAGGTCACCGCCGTCGTCCCGTTCTTTGGCTCGGTGGCGGTCGGAGCCGGCCTGCTGTCGGTCCTGCTGATGGGGTTTGCGCTGAAGGCGCTGAAGATCGCCGGCGGCCCCGGGCGCAGCTGGCTTTTTGCGCTGGGCCTCTCGGCCTTCATCGCCGTTTATGCGCCGGAAAACAATGACTGGCTTCCGGTGGCCGTGGGGTTGGGAGTCGCCGTGCACATTGTCGGGGACCTGCTGACCCATCAGGGCGTCATGATCTTTTGGCCGCTGCGGATCAAGCGTCCGCGTTCCCTGGCCGGCATGCCGGTGCTCAACAAGCTGTGGCGCAGCAGCGGCGCCATGTCGCTGCCGCTGATCGGGGCTGCGGGGTCCTGGCGGGAGTGGGCGCTCATGGTTCCGGTAACTGTCTATGCCATCTACGGCGTGGTCCATGCCGCGTTCCTGACACTGACGCAGTGGGCGGCGGCCTAG
- a CDS encoding LysR substrate-binding domain-containing protein has product MPIDDPSHKPRPAQPLKLAYVPGVTPGKWIGRWNERQDRELQAFQRPEDEVVDDLRAGRADVVFIRVPDEGFIRPADLSVITLYEELPVVAAAKDSAVAAFDELDLADLAGETFLDLHEMGGVETGMEVVASGAGLLILPMSVAKLYSRRDVVARPLAGVPGTRIAVAWLDGSADPGIEELVGIVRGRTANSSRQPSVQAEQKLTARQRTKERQSRSADKGTAKSGGRPAAKGGGKGAAGSKGGQAQKTANKTKGGRKGGKPRGSR; this is encoded by the coding sequence GTGCCAATTGATGACCCCTCCCACAAGCCCCGTCCAGCCCAGCCGCTGAAGCTGGCGTACGTTCCCGGTGTGACGCCCGGAAAGTGGATCGGCAGGTGGAACGAGCGGCAGGACCGTGAGCTGCAGGCTTTTCAGCGCCCCGAAGACGAGGTTGTGGATGACCTGCGTGCGGGCCGCGCCGACGTGGTGTTTATCCGTGTTCCGGACGAGGGATTCATCCGTCCGGCGGACCTGAGCGTCATCACCCTTTACGAGGAACTCCCGGTGGTGGCTGCTGCCAAGGATTCCGCCGTCGCGGCCTTCGACGAACTGGACCTTGCTGACCTGGCGGGCGAGACTTTCCTGGACCTTCACGAAATGGGCGGTGTGGAGACCGGCATGGAAGTGGTGGCCTCCGGCGCCGGCCTTCTGATCCTCCCCATGTCAGTGGCCAAGCTGTACTCACGCCGCGACGTGGTGGCACGCCCCCTGGCGGGTGTTCCCGGAACCCGGATCGCCGTTGCCTGGCTTGACGGCAGCGCGGATCCGGGAATCGAAGAGCTGGTGGGAATTGTGCGCGGACGGACGGCCAACAGTTCACGCCAGCCCTCGGTGCAGGCGGAACAAAAGTTGACGGCCCGGCAGCGCACCAAGGAACGTCAGAGCAGGAGCGCGGACAAGGGGACAGCGAAGTCGGGCGGCCGGCCCGCTGCCAAGGGCGGCGGCAAGGGTGCCGCGGGCAGCAAGGGCGGCCAGGCCCAGAAGACAGCCAATAAGACCAAGGGCGGCCGCAAGGGTGGAAAGCCGCGCGGAAGCCGGTAG
- a CDS encoding VOC family protein, with the protein MRVKMSSIHVLDPAAAFDFYTGTLGFEPLMVMPEYNLFIVRARDIPDGPGLLLEPSDNPLAEAYRSGLYGMGLPALVLGVEDVAAEMERLSGLGVRFTGPPSTDAMGTQAVFDDGCGNYLQLHQD; encoded by the coding sequence ATGCGCGTAAAGATGAGCAGCATCCACGTCCTTGATCCGGCTGCCGCCTTCGACTTCTACACCGGCACGCTGGGTTTTGAGCCGCTGATGGTGATGCCGGAGTACAACCTGTTCATTGTCCGTGCCCGCGATATTCCGGACGGCCCCGGCCTGCTGCTGGAACCCAGCGACAATCCCCTGGCCGAGGCCTACCGCAGCGGACTGTATGGGATGGGCCTGCCCGCCCTCGTGCTGGGAGTGGAGGACGTGGCCGCGGAGATGGAGCGGCTGAGCGGCCTCGGCGTCCGCTTCACCGGGCCGCCGTCCACTGACGCGATGGGAACCCAGGCCGTGTTTGATGACGGCTGCGGAAACTACCTGCAGCTGCACCAGGACTGA
- a CDS encoding FtsW/RodA/SpoVE family cell cycle protein encodes MSDVLTVPKSRRNVEAVLLLLALLVGIGANFVVGLDQDRAFDADFWTQGATLVALVLAFHIVLRFRAKYADPVILPIVTALNGIGLAMIHRLDISDGTNAADRQLLWSALAVAAAIAVLFLIKDHRILRRYTYISLIVSAILLLLPLTPLGVEINGARIWVSIGGDRTFQPGEIAKITLAIFFAGYLSTNRDLILLAGRKVGPLQLPRLKDLGPMMAAWIVSIGVLVFQRDLGSSILFFGLFMAMIYVATSRVSWVLIGVALLTAGGLVAMQLFSHVALRIDGWLNAFDPEVYNRSGGGSYQVVQGLFGLASGGLAGTGLGQGRPDLVAYANSDMIIAALGEELGLIGIFAIVLMYVLLVSRGFRAALGTRDGFGKLLACGLSFTIALQCFVVIGGVTRLIPLTGLTTPFMSAGGSSLLANWIIVALLLLISEAARRPAATGPLTGPMVPAMQESPVGSAPRKSSQREQEVRGA; translated from the coding sequence ATGTCCGACGTTCTGACGGTTCCCAAATCACGGCGCAACGTTGAAGCCGTGCTCCTGCTGCTTGCCCTCCTGGTGGGTATCGGGGCGAACTTCGTTGTGGGATTGGACCAGGACCGCGCCTTCGACGCTGATTTCTGGACACAGGGGGCCACCCTTGTGGCCCTGGTGCTGGCCTTCCACATTGTGCTCCGCTTCCGCGCTAAATATGCCGATCCGGTAATACTTCCGATCGTGACCGCTCTGAACGGCATCGGGCTGGCCATGATCCACCGCTTGGACATCTCGGACGGCACCAATGCCGCGGACCGGCAGCTGTTGTGGAGTGCCCTTGCCGTCGCTGCGGCAATTGCCGTTCTCTTCCTCATCAAGGACCACCGGATCCTGCGCCGGTACACCTACATCTCGCTCATCGTGAGTGCGATCCTGCTGCTGCTTCCGTTGACTCCGCTTGGTGTGGAAATCAACGGCGCGCGGATCTGGGTCAGTATCGGCGGCGACAGGACCTTCCAGCCGGGCGAAATCGCCAAAATCACCCTGGCTATATTCTTCGCGGGGTATCTATCCACGAACCGCGACCTGATCCTGCTGGCCGGACGCAAGGTCGGCCCCCTCCAGCTGCCGCGCCTGAAGGACCTGGGGCCCATGATGGCAGCCTGGATCGTCAGCATCGGCGTGCTCGTCTTCCAGCGGGACCTCGGGTCCTCGATCCTGTTCTTCGGACTGTTCATGGCCATGATCTACGTGGCCACGAGCCGGGTCAGCTGGGTCCTGATCGGGGTTGCCCTGCTGACGGCCGGCGGCCTGGTCGCGATGCAGCTGTTCAGCCACGTGGCACTGCGGATTGACGGGTGGCTCAATGCCTTCGATCCTGAGGTCTACAACCGATCCGGTGGCGGCAGCTACCAAGTGGTACAGGGCCTCTTTGGCCTCGCCAGCGGAGGTCTTGCCGGAACGGGGCTCGGCCAGGGCCGTCCGGATCTGGTGGCCTACGCCAACTCCGACATGATCATTGCCGCCCTCGGTGAAGAACTGGGCCTGATCGGCATCTTCGCCATTGTCCTGATGTACGTGCTGCTGGTGTCGCGCGGCTTCCGTGCAGCACTGGGCACCCGTGACGGATTCGGCAAGCTGCTCGCCTGCGGACTGTCCTTCACGATCGCCCTGCAGTGTTTCGTGGTGATTGGCGGGGTGACGCGGTTGATCCCCCTCACCGGCCTCACCACACCCTTCATGTCAGCCGGCGGTTCCTCGCTGCTGGCCAACTGGATCATCGTCGCGCTGCTGCTGCTGATCTCCGAGGCGGCCCGCCGGCCGGCGGCCACCGGGCCGCTGACCGGCCCCATGGTGCCGGCCATGCAGGAATCACCGGTGGGATCAGCCCCACGCAAGTCATCACAGCGCGAACAGGAGGTACGCGGCGCATGA